A region from the Malus domestica chromosome 07, GDT2T_hap1 genome encodes:
- the LOC103438788 gene encoding uncharacterized protein isoform X3, with protein sequence MGASRNSSDSMNQRLEDRTKTVVMNRRARSSVTELRAESRSNVLTRQPVVVGKDRDMLRGEGSDLVEEKIRRLPAGGEAWDKKMKRKRSVGTVYSRPMDGDAELKRTLHHKPNDEPCPQACDAQSFRSGSFTGGNGINKLDSNSLSANANGRIMLKNELDKVSLSKDLTFGLTKERLLPKANNKLNVRDDSQILNPNPVIKGKASRAPRNGPVTACNSSPSLPRTSGTPEGWEQPPSVTKNNSVSGATNRKRPVPTGSTTPSMAQWVGQRPQKMSRTRRSNLLSPVSNHDEVQIPSERCSPSDAGGRLNSFGTNGLLQKSVVNGAQQIKIKQEMVSSPVRLSESEESGAGENRESRLKEKGPGSSEVGEKAVNDVQNTGSSILPTKKNKLLNREETGAGVRRQGRSGRGSSVCRATTVATRENLETPALAKPFKSMRPGSEKNGSKSGRPPLKKLSDRKAFTFPGHISTIGSPDCAGEPDDDHEELLEAANFACSSNNLACSSSFWKKMEPIFGPVSLEVVSYFQEQLISVEENDECMSLMLGNTNNVSGDIVHEENFVPKTLVSGQYEWNVQDQIQKGDISCGRLVSKGTKKVPPLYQRVLSALIVEDDIKEFENGNDWRTMSLQYNGDNFPGATCASINVEPRNRIGVQLPNDTDMGLQTLNQCSIDNYPYNGASGFVNATGICNQLYNNDLSKVDFGELHSESGMLPLFSENGADGLLHVVTNSPGISSSDCPYEQMPLEDRLLLELQSVGLYQETVPDLADGVDEAIDKDIVGLQKLLHQQVDGKKIQLNKFVKAIEEGMDIERRRREQVAMDKLVELAFRKLLATRGSIASKYRIAKVSKQVAIAFMKRTLARCRKYEETGKSCFNEPVLRDVIFAASLPSSNGETMKCNSISSPLENQNSQQEPGVSGSSKWAERPDHRNKHDWGSSGMSSLTHPTEQVTKTGPILYRGKKKEVLLDDVGSPSLKAASNLGTVLGRAKGKRSERERDKDTSARNSVTKADRQSLGNNKGERKTKTKPKQKTAQLSTSGNRLISNAPSAGFVEVVGNNNNSKREIEPTCYNDIPQGPTETKKQMDFANLHLNDLDSIELGVANDLGGNQDLSTWFNFDEDGLQDHDAEGLDIPMDDLSDLNMLL encoded by the exons ATGGGAGCTTCGAGAAACTCTTCAGATTCTATGAATCAAAGGCTGGAGGACAGGACTAAGACTGTTGTGATGAACAGGCGTGCTCGCTCATCGGTCACAGAATTAAGG GCTGAAAGCAGAAGTAATGTGCTGACAAGGCAGCCTGTGGTTGTGGGAAAAGATAGGGATATGCTTAGAGGTGAAGGCTCTGATCTTGTTGAAGAAAAGATTCGCAGACTACCTGCTGGAGGGGAAGCATgggataaaaaaatgaaaaggaaacgTTCTGTAGGCACAGTATATAGCAGGCCCATGGATGGTGATGCAGAGCTAAAACGAACCTTACATCATAAGCCTAATGATGAGCCTTGTCCCCAAGCCTGTGATGCCCAAAGTTTCAG ATCAGGGTCATTTACTGGTGGTAATGGCATTAACAAGCTAGACTCTAATTCCTTGTCTGCTAATGCAAATGGTCGTATTATGCTCAAGAATGAGTTGGACAAGGTCTCTCTTTCAAAAGATTTAACGTTTGGGTTGACTAAGGAGCGACTTTTACCAAAGGCAAAcaataa GTTAAATGTTCGCGATGATAGTCAAATACTCAATCCTAATCCAGTGATAAAGGGAAAGGCTTCAAGGGCGCCAAGAAATGGCCCTGTAACTGCATGCAACTCATCTCCTAGTCTTCCTCGCACATCTGGAACACCTGAGGGATGGGAACAACCTCCAAGTgtaacaaaaaataattcagtGAGCGGGGCTACCAATCGCAAACGTCCGGTGCCCACAGGATCAACCACGCCCTCGATGGCTCAATGGGTTGGTCAGAGACCACAGAAAATGTCTCGAACCAGAAGATCAAATCTACTGTCTCCTGTGTCAAACCATGATGAAGTGCAGATACCCTCAGAAAGATGTTCCCCTTCTGATGCGGGTGGTAGATTAAATTCTTTTGGGACCAATGGGCTGCTTCAGAAGAGTGTTGTGAATGGTGCccaacaaattaaaattaaacaggAAATGGTTTCATCTCCTGTCAGATTATCTGAAAGTGAAGAATCTGGTGCTGGTGAAAATCGTGAAAGTAGATTGAAAGAGAAAGGACCAGGTAGTAGTGAAGTAGGTGAGAAAGCTGTGAATGATGTTCAGAATACTGGTTCTTCAATATTACCTACAAAGAAGAATAAACTGCTCAATAGAGAGGAAACTGGAGCTGGTGTTCGGAGACAGGGAAGGAGTGGAAGAGGATCATCAGTTTGTAGGGCTACCACTGTAGCTACAAGGGAAAACTTGGAAACTCCAGCCTTGGCAAAGCCATTCAAAAGTATGAGGCCTGGTTCTGAGAAGAATGGAAG TAAATCAGGGCGTCCTCCTCTGAAGAAACTGTCAGATAGGAAGGCCTTTACTTTTCCAGGCCATATATCTACCATCGGTTCCCCTGATTGTGCAG GTGAGCCAGATGATGACCATGAAGAACTTCTGGAAGCTGCAAATTTTGCCTGTAGCTCCAACA ATTTGGCCTGTTCTAGTTCattttggaagaaaatggaaCCAATATTTGGTCCTGTCAGTTTAGAGGTGGTATCCTACTTCCAGGAGCAG CTCATATCTGTGGAGGAGAATGATGAATGCATGTCTCTGATGCTAGGCAATACCAATAATGTTTCG GGTGATATTGTGCACGAAGAAAACTTTGTGCCCAAGACTCTTGTTTCTGGACAATACGAGTGGAACGTGCAAGACCAAATTCAAAAAGGAGATATATCTTGTGGAAGATTAGTCTCAAAAGGAACAAAGAAAGTGCCTCCACTGTACCAAAGAGTATTATCGGCTCTAATCGTGGAAGATGAcattaaagaatttgaaaatggCAATGACTGGAGAACTATGTCTTTACAATATAATGGGGACAATTTTCCAGGTGCTACATGTGCCTCTATTAATGTTGAGCCAAGGAACAGGATCGGGGTCCAGCTTCCAAACGATACAGATATGGGTTTGCAGACTCTCAATCAATGTTCCATTGACAATTACCCTTACAATGGGGCCAGTGGCTTTGTGAATGCCACAGGCATCTGTAATCAATTATACAATAATGATTTGTCAAAAGTAGATTTTGGAGAGTTGCATTCAGAGAGTGGGATGCTTCCCTTGTTTTCCGAAAATGGTGCAGATGGGTTACTACATGTGGTTACAAACTCTCCAGGAATTTCTTCCTCTGATTGCCCATATGAACAGATGCCTCTGGAGGATAGACTCTTGTTGGAGCTACAAAGTGTAGGCCTGTATCAAGAAACAGTG CCTGATCTAGCAGATGGAGTGGACGAAGCAATTGATAAAGATATTGTTGGACTACAGAAGCTACTTCACCAACAG GTTGATGGGAAGAAGATACAGTTAAACAAATTTGTTAAAGCAATTGAAGAAGGCATGGACATCGAAAGACG GCGCCGCGAGCAGGTTGCTATGGACAAGCTTGTTGAGTTGGCTTTCAGAAAGCTTCTG gCCACTCGGGGAAGTATTGCTTCAAAATATCGGATTGCTAAGGTTTCAAAACAAGTTGCCATTGCTTTTATGAAGAGGACTCTTGCTAGATGTCGAAAATATGAAGAAACTGGAAAAAGTTGCTTTAATGAGCCTGTACTTCGAGATGTCATTTTCGCTGCATCGCTTCCCAGTAGCAATGGAGAAACCATGAAATGCAACAGCATAAGTTCGCCACTTGAAAATCAAAACTCTCAACAAGAACCTGGGGTTTCAG GTTCTTCCAAATGGGCAGAGCGGCCTGATCATCGTAATAAGCATGACTGGGGTTCTTCTGGTATGTCCAGTCTTACCCATCCCACTGAGCAGGTTACAAAAACTGGACCAATATTGTACAGAGGGAAAAAGAAGGAAGTTCTGCTTGATGATGTTGGCAGCCCCTCCTTGAAAGCTGCATCAAATCTTGGTACTGTGTTGGGTCgagcaaaaggaaaaagaagtgAGAGAGAAAGGGACAAAGATACATCAGCCAGGAATTCTGTTACCAAAGCTGACCGTCAATCATTGGGTAACAATAAGGGTGAGCGTAAAACcaaaacaaagcccaaacagaAGACAGCTCAGCTATCAACTTCAGGAAATCGGTTGATTAGCAATGCCCCTTCAGCTGgatttgttgaagttgttggcaaTAATAATAACAGTAAACGAGAGATTGAGCCCACATGCTATAATGACATTCCTCAGGGTCCTACAGAGACCAAGAAACAAATGGATTTTGCAAACTTGCATCTGAATGATTTAGACTCGATAGAACTAGGAGTAGCCAATGACCTTGGTGGCAACCAAGATCTGAGTACTTGGTTTAACTTTGATGAGGATGGTTTGCAGGACCATGATGCAGAGGGGCTTGACATTCCTATGGATGACCTCTCGGATTTGAATATGCTTCTGTGA